The genomic DNA TGCATAAATACCAATACTTCCTCAAAAAGTTTTTCGCTTGTAACCAAATATCTTCAACCGGATTTTGTTGCGGAGCATTAGGAGCAAATAAAATACAAGTAATTAAAAAATCATCAGGTTCTTTATCCCCATTTATTTCTGATAAAAATTTTCTAAATTCTCCAAATCTATGATAGGTGGCTCCATCCCAAATTAAGATAATTTTCTTGTTTTTATATTGGTTTTGTAAGTATTTTATAAATTCAACTGTTGATTTTCCATCCCCAGATGGGTAACTTTGAACGTGGAATCTTTTACTTTGATAATTCAGTGCTCCAAAATAAGTTTGTCGCTCTTTTTCATTGGTAATTGGAACTTCAATTCTTAGATTTGATTGACCCCAAACGTAGCCCTTAACATCTCCATGAAGTAGATGACATTCATCTAAAAAAAATACTATTACTTCCCCCGATTCTATGCCAGTCTTTTGTTTCGATAACATCTCATTAATTTCTTCTCTCTTTTTTTTTACCTGCTCTTCGCTAAATTTGGGATTCACTTTCTGAGACTTCTTCCAACTAATATTTGCCTGCTCAAACAGTTTATAGTAGCTTTGTTTGGATTTATATATTACCCCAAATT from Planktothrix tepida PCC 9214 includes the following:
- a CDS encoding IS630 family transposase encodes the protein MNGLQQAEKEGNKEIAELEILIESNLSARELKRAIAVRMALTGKIYREISQILGVSEFFIGYWKKVFKVKGIAGLKLGYKGSKGYLSIQQKTEVIEWLKNKKYWDLDELVIYVEQEFGVIYKSKQSYYKLFEQANISWKKSQKVNPKFSEEQVKKKREEINEMLSKQKTGIESGEVIVFFLDECHLLHGDVKGYVWGQSNLRIEVPITNEKERQTYFGALNYQSKRFHVQSYPSGDGKSTVEFIKYLQNQYKNKKIILIWDGATYHRFGEFRKFLSEINGDKEPDDFLITCILFAPNAPQQNPVEDIWLQAKNFLRKYWYLCKSFKIIKFLFEFFTKEHKFDFPKIHQYTYT